From the genome of Flavobacterium luteolum, one region includes:
- a CDS encoding class I SAM-dependent methyltransferase, which produces MTDKSQLLSSIFRHLDGLVTAPVAVAFKNKSVLEFILNKEQLTLSELTAAFNANEGYLNVGLRVLASQGFLDYEVDNKTQEITISVNEKTETAFSLFYLYEDVVNLLQLSIQFHPRLFEDTPFEKLNIIFEKYKKRYGIEPSDDLLKNSIQEQILKHIEGYLIGPTIVRLAMNGMFHKYFMETSFRPEEFHKSPENFKKILDFFVHLNWFLEKNGNYQFTEAGLFFAKRASAYGVTVSYLPTFAKIEELIFGNPDILRTSEGENELHVDREMNVWGSGGAHDTYFKVVDEILIKLFNLPIKEQPKGILDMGCGNGAFLQHIFEVIDRQTLRGKMLDEYPLFLVGVDYNQTALKVTRANLINADIWAKVIWGDIGRPDLLAEDLKENYNIDLKDLLNVRTFLDHNRIWQDPKHINEKRVSTSTGAFAFRGKRISNNLVEDNLLEHLQKWSPYVRKFGLLLIELHTINPKLTASNLGRTPATAYDATHGFSDQYIVEIDVFNAIAAEAGLFADKSIFKRFPDADTATVSINLLKGERN; this is translated from the coding sequence ATGACCGATAAATCACAACTTTTAAGTTCTATTTTTAGGCATCTCGACGGATTAGTTACAGCTCCTGTAGCGGTGGCATTCAAAAACAAATCTGTTTTAGAATTTATACTAAACAAAGAACAGCTCACATTATCTGAGCTTACTGCTGCTTTTAACGCTAACGAAGGTTATCTGAATGTGGGTTTGCGAGTTTTAGCTTCTCAAGGCTTTCTTGATTATGAAGTCGATAACAAAACACAGGAAATCACCATTTCTGTGAATGAAAAAACAGAAACAGCTTTTTCACTATTTTATCTTTATGAAGATGTTGTGAATTTGCTTCAGTTGTCGATTCAGTTTCATCCTCGTTTGTTTGAAGATACGCCGTTTGAAAAGCTCAATATTATTTTTGAAAAGTATAAAAAGCGCTACGGAATTGAACCTTCAGACGATCTACTGAAAAACAGTATTCAAGAACAGATTTTAAAACATATTGAAGGCTATCTTATTGGGCCGACCATTGTGCGTTTGGCAATGAACGGAATGTTTCATAAATATTTTATGGAAACTTCTTTCAGACCCGAAGAGTTTCATAAATCTCCAGAAAATTTTAAAAAGATATTAGACTTTTTTGTGCATTTGAACTGGTTTTTGGAAAAAAATGGCAATTATCAATTTACTGAAGCTGGTTTGTTTTTTGCCAAAAGAGCCAGTGCTTATGGTGTTACCGTTTCTTATCTTCCAACTTTTGCCAAAATAGAAGAATTGATTTTTGGAAATCCAGATATTTTAAGAACCTCCGAAGGAGAAAATGAACTTCATGTAGATCGCGAAATGAACGTTTGGGGAAGCGGTGGCGCTCACGACACTTATTTTAAAGTAGTCGACGAAATTCTGATCAAACTTTTCAATCTTCCTATTAAAGAACAGCCTAAAGGTATTCTAGATATGGGATGTGGAAATGGCGCTTTTCTACAACATATTTTTGAAGTTATCGACAGACAGACTTTAAGGGGAAAAATGCTTGATGAATATCCGTTATTTTTGGTTGGAGTAGATTACAATCAAACCGCATTGAAAGTAACTCGAGCCAATCTGATAAATGCTGATATTTGGGCAAAAGTAATTTGGGGAGATATTGGGCGTCCTGATTTGCTTGCAGAGGATTTAAAAGAAAATTATAATATTGATCTCAAAGATTTGCTAAATGTTAGAACCTTTTTAGATCATAATAGAATCTGGCAAGATCCGAAACACATTAACGAAAAAAGAGTCAGCACCTCAACGGGGGCATTTGCTTTCAGAGGAAAAAGAATCAGCAACAATCTGGTTGAAGATAATCTTTTAGAACATTTGCAAAAATGGTCACCTTACGTACGCAAATTTGGTCTTCTTTTGATTGAACTTCATACCATAAATCCAAAACTTACGGCCAGTAATTTAGGACGAACTCCAGCAACAGCTTATGATGCCACACACGGCTTTTCTGATCAATATATTGTTGAAATTGATGTATTTAATGCAATCGCAGCAGAAGCAGGATTATTTGCAGATAAATCAATTTTTAAACGCTTTCCGGATGCTGATACTGCAACAGTAAGCATCAATTTATTGAAAGGAGAAAGAAATTAA
- a CDS encoding SusD/RagB family nutrient-binding outer membrane lipoprotein, which yields MKNRYIKIFCIAIVGALTLASCDKGFEEMNKNPNALTDPAVKSMFTLAEIYVDGQDFSNTRGNNLYAAQIVQQFSSLGGPGSKYSYSSEYSAALFGETYGKGLNQIFQLLSVVENTPENSNMIQACRIMKVFLFQKLTDTYGEVPYFEAGKGYNGNVFSPKYDTQEAIYNDLLKELDEAGTALDAGKPFVGNADLYYQSDVARWKKLANSLMLRVAMRLSKVNPAKAKEFVEKAYSKGVFTSNDDSLVLKHDAGPAGVKTNPITSSWVRNDLNGGESNIKFSKTFIDLLKNTNDPRLRIYAKLEATGNNNPASQQGLANDAKEFPGGDKKLFSDPNTSTVLRLDAPTLIMSYAEVQFLLAEAAVKGWNVGGSAQTYYDNGVRAAMNILTIFGDKVPAVTLAEYNTYITTYPFKAAGTEAEKIEQIITQKWIVLLFNGFEAFSEYRRTGYPVLVPVNDPTGETKGTIPRRLIYDQSELITNEANYKEAIQRQGLDLMTTRIWWDK from the coding sequence ATGAAAAATAGATATATCAAAATATTTTGTATCGCAATTGTTGGTGCTTTGACATTAGCTTCATGCGATAAAGGATTCGAAGAAATGAATAAGAATCCAAACGCTTTAACTGATCCAGCTGTAAAATCAATGTTTACACTTGCTGAGATTTATGTAGACGGACAAGATTTTTCTAATACAAGAGGAAACAACTTATACGCAGCGCAAATTGTACAGCAGTTTTCTTCACTGGGAGGACCAGGTTCAAAATACAGTTATTCTTCGGAGTATTCAGCTGCACTTTTTGGCGAAACTTACGGAAAAGGATTAAATCAGATTTTCCAGCTATTATCTGTGGTAGAAAATACACCAGAAAACTCAAATATGATTCAGGCATGTAGAATCATGAAAGTTTTCTTGTTCCAAAAATTGACAGATACTTATGGTGAAGTTCCTTATTTTGAGGCTGGAAAAGGATACAACGGAAACGTATTTTCTCCTAAATATGACACACAAGAAGCTATCTACAATGATCTTTTAAAAGAATTAGACGAAGCAGGAACTGCTCTAGATGCTGGAAAACCTTTCGTTGGAAATGCAGATTTGTATTATCAGAGCGATGTTGCAAGATGGAAAAAACTGGCAAACTCTTTAATGTTAAGAGTAGCAATGCGTTTGTCTAAAGTAAATCCTGCAAAAGCAAAAGAATTTGTTGAAAAAGCCTATTCAAAAGGAGTTTTTACTTCAAATGATGACAGTTTGGTTTTAAAACATGATGCAGGTCCTGCAGGAGTTAAAACCAATCCAATTACATCTTCTTGGGTTAGAAACGATTTGAATGGAGGAGAATCGAACATTAAATTCAGTAAAACATTCATTGATTTATTGAAAAATACAAACGATCCACGTTTAAGAATCTATGCAAAACTGGAAGCAACAGGAAATAATAACCCAGCAAGTCAGCAAGGTTTGGCAAATGATGCAAAAGAATTTCCAGGAGGAGACAAAAAATTGTTCTCAGACCCAAATACTTCTACAGTATTGCGTTTGGATGCACCAACTTTAATTATGTCTTATGCTGAGGTTCAGTTTTTATTGGCTGAAGCCGCAGTAAAAGGATGGAACGTTGGCGGATCTGCTCAAACTTATTATGATAATGGAGTAAGAGCGGCGATGAATATTTTAACCATTTTTGGAGATAAAGTGCCTGCTGTTACACTTGCAGAATACAATACTTACATTACAACATATCCATTTAAAGCTGCAGGAACAGAAGCAGAGAAAATCGAACAGATTATCACTCAAAAATGGATTGTATTATTATTCAACGGTTTTGAGGCATTCTCAGAATACAGAAGAACAGGTTACCCAGTTTTAGTTCCTGTTAATGACCCAACTGGAGAAACAAAAGGAACAATTCCGAGAAGATTAATTTATGATCAGTCAGAACTTATTACAAACGAGGCTAATTATAAAGAAGCAATTCAACGTCAAGGTTTAGATTTAATGACCACAAGAATCTGGTGGGATAAATAA
- a CDS encoding LacI family DNA-binding transcriptional regulator, with amino-acid sequence MKKITIRDIAKQAEVSISTVSFVINGKGEKMAISPTVIKKVQDVAQKLQYKPSMIASSLRTGKTRSIGLIVEDISNQFFADLARVIEDEAKNINYRVFYCSTGDDNERSEELIQSLLQANVEGFIITPTRNLEKTISQLLKLQKPVVLIDRYFANQKVSHVVMDNYEGSYSATKFLIDKGRKNIAVVNNESGMIQMKLREKGYIAALKEEGIYNENYTLHLDFHASEQSRIEAIINFFKKNKEIDAVLFLANYLGLAGLQAFRALKYRIPDDISVISFDDHDSFKLHTPTISVVAQPIEEIAVKSIQLLMSQMTNFDDFKVEKVLKKGTLIVRESV; translated from the coding sequence ATGAAAAAGATTACAATTAGAGATATTGCGAAACAGGCAGAAGTTTCTATTTCTACTGTGTCTTTTGTGATCAATGGTAAAGGCGAAAAAATGGCCATTAGTCCAACGGTAATCAAAAAAGTTCAAGATGTAGCACAAAAACTGCAATATAAACCAAGCATGATTGCGAGCAGTTTGCGAACTGGAAAAACAAGATCTATCGGACTTATTGTGGAAGATATATCCAATCAGTTTTTTGCAGACTTGGCAAGGGTCATTGAAGACGAAGCAAAAAATATAAATTACAGAGTTTTTTATTGCAGTACAGGAGATGATAATGAGCGTTCTGAGGAATTAATTCAGAGTCTTTTACAGGCTAATGTGGAAGGTTTTATCATTACGCCAACCCGAAATTTAGAGAAAACAATCAGTCAGCTCTTAAAATTGCAAAAGCCAGTAGTGTTAATTGACAGGTATTTTGCGAATCAAAAAGTAAGTCATGTTGTAATGGACAATTACGAAGGATCTTATTCAGCAACTAAATTTTTGATTGATAAAGGAAGAAAAAATATTGCTGTTGTAAATAATGAGTCTGGAATGATTCAGATGAAATTAAGAGAAAAAGGATATATCGCAGCGCTGAAAGAAGAAGGAATTTATAATGAAAACTACACGCTTCATTTAGATTTTCATGCAAGTGAACAGAGTAGAATTGAGGCGATTATCAATTTCTTTAAGAAAAATAAAGAGATAGATGCTGTTCTTTTTTTAGCCAATTATCTTGGACTTGCGGGACTTCAGGCTTTTAGAGCTTTAAAATACAGAATTCCAGACGATATTTCGGTCATCAGTTTTGATGATCATGATAGTTTCAAACTCCATACGCCAACAATATCTGTAGTTGCTCAGCCTATAGAAGAAATAGCGGTAAAATCAATACAGTTATTAATGAGTCAGATGACAAACTTTGATGATTTTAAAGTAGAGAAAGTTCTAAAGAAAGGAACTTTGATTGTCAGGGAATCCGTTTAA
- a CDS encoding beta-mannosidase produces the protein MSLFLTGFTSIAFSQKIDLKSNWTYREEKTQKWYSASVPGEIHTDLLNSKLIPDPFYRDNEKKLQWIERKNWEYKTTFQVSANMLKKKNTELVFDGLDTYASVYLNNQLVLKADNMFRQWRVDVKKVLKSGNNDLRIVFQSAQNVVDSLAKKDYPFVIPDNPRAYVRKAQYHFGWDWGPKFTTCGIWKTLRFEAYDEKEPDKPYVLNRKIELIQDKDSLGRSFYFKIDGKPVYMKGANYIPSDAFLSRVTKKEYEKIVLSAKEANMNMLRVWGGGIYEDDYFYDLCDKYGINVWQDFMFAGTMVPGDDAFFDNVKKEVQYQVKRLRHHPSIVLWCGNNESDEAFKNWGWMKSFKISKQDSIRLWKDYTRLFHDSIPKWVKEVDDKRPYLSSSPLYHWSKAKSITEGDSHYWGIWWGLEDIEAVQKKTGRFVSEYGMLSLPNYNSIEGFTSPEDRHLYSDILKVHLKAGKGFEKLDSYLSKYFIDASKIKNMNLEDYAYLSQCLHYYSIKNIVGTHRTKAPYNMGTLVWQLNDCWPVASWSITDYNNRQPKAAWYAIKEAYRDDIKPETDFTHPKDLPLEDPKISWKIKGNNIIIKAQKVAKYVCVSMKGYSGKWSDNYFDLKSGEEKTISFEGKIVKPEIKIYSLYEVLKRY, from the coding sequence ATGTCCTTATTTCTGACAGGTTTTACATCAATCGCCTTTTCGCAGAAAATTGATTTAAAAAGCAATTGGACGTATCGTGAAGAAAAAACACAAAAATGGTATTCGGCTAGTGTTCCGGGAGAAATTCATACCGATTTGCTAAACAGTAAATTAATACCAGATCCATTTTACAGAGATAACGAAAAAAAACTGCAATGGATTGAACGCAAAAATTGGGAATACAAAACTACTTTTCAGGTTTCGGCAAATATGCTGAAAAAGAAAAATACAGAATTGGTTTTTGACGGATTAGATACTTACGCATCAGTTTACTTAAACAATCAATTAGTTTTAAAAGCCGATAATATGTTCCGTCAATGGAGAGTTGACGTTAAAAAAGTCTTGAAATCAGGGAATAACGATTTGCGAATCGTATTTCAATCGGCACAAAATGTAGTCGATTCGCTGGCTAAAAAAGATTACCCATTTGTAATTCCAGACAATCCTCGTGCTTATGTACGCAAAGCACAATACCATTTTGGCTGGGATTGGGGACCAAAATTCACAACTTGCGGAATCTGGAAAACGCTAAGATTTGAAGCTTACGACGAAAAAGAACCTGATAAGCCTTACGTTTTAAATCGAAAAATTGAATTAATACAAGACAAAGACAGTCTTGGTCGCTCTTTTTATTTTAAAATTGATGGAAAGCCAGTTTACATGAAAGGAGCCAATTATATTCCATCGGATGCTTTTCTTTCGAGAGTGACGAAAAAAGAATATGAAAAAATAGTTTTATCTGCCAAAGAAGCCAATATGAATATGCTTCGCGTTTGGGGCGGAGGTATTTACGAAGACGATTATTTCTATGATTTATGCGATAAATACGGAATAAATGTCTGGCAGGATTTTATGTTCGCGGGTACAATGGTTCCTGGAGATGACGCTTTTTTTGATAATGTAAAAAAAGAAGTTCAGTATCAGGTAAAAAGATTGCGCCATCATCCAAGTATTGTTTTATGGTGTGGCAATAACGAATCTGATGAAGCCTTTAAAAATTGGGGCTGGATGAAAAGTTTCAAAATTTCAAAGCAAGATTCCATTCGTTTATGGAAAGACTATACGCGTTTGTTTCATGACAGTATTCCGAAATGGGTAAAAGAAGTCGATGATAAACGTCCATATTTAAGTTCTTCGCCATTATACCATTGGTCTAAAGCAAAAAGTATCACCGAAGGAGATAGCCATTATTGGGGAATTTGGTGGGGATTGGAAGATATTGAAGCCGTTCAGAAAAAAACAGGAAGATTTGTAAGCGAATACGGAATGCTGTCTTTACCAAATTATAATTCAATTGAAGGTTTTACTTCTCCAGAAGACCGACATTTATATTCAGATATACTAAAAGTACATTTAAAAGCGGGCAAAGGTTTTGAAAAGTTAGATTCCTATCTCAGTAAGTATTTCATCGATGCTTCAAAAATAAAAAATATGAATCTGGAAGATTATGCCTATTTGAGTCAGTGTCTGCATTATTATTCCATAAAAAATATAGTCGGTACACATCGTACTAAAGCGCCTTATAATATGGGAACTTTAGTTTGGCAATTAAACGACTGTTGGCCTGTAGCAAGTTGGAGCATTACCGATTACAATAACCGACAGCCAAAAGCCGCTTGGTACGCTATAAAAGAAGCATACAGAGATGACATAAAACCAGAAACCGATTTTACACATCCGAAAGATTTACCATTAGAAGACCCAAAAATCAGTTGGAAAATAAAAGGGAATAACATAATTATAAAAGCACAGAAAGTGGCAAAATATGTTTGCGTTTCAATGAAAGGTTATAGTGGAAAATGGAGCGATAATTATTTTGATCTAAAATCAGGAGAAGAAAAAACAATTTCGTTTGAAGGGAAAATTGTGAAACCTGAGATTAAGATTTATTCTTTGTATGAGGTTCTTAAAAGGTACTAA
- a CDS encoding SusC/RagA family TonB-linked outer membrane protein codes for MRRILAVLGVILLSSLSAAAQNRLITGIVTDAENKGIVAASIEVQGKPFSAVTDAEGRFKMNVPEGKVTLNVSSIGFQTRLVVLQEKETRIAVMLVETTQELKDVVVTSFGVKKQKKSLGYAVGELKGEDLTKNKEINLGNALQGKIAGVNVSAPVTGPSGSSRVVIRGATSASGLNQPLYVVDGIPIDNTQQGNAGMWGGADKGDGMSSFNPDDIASMSVLKGSAASALYGYRGSNGVILITTKKGKNGTGIGVDFSTNSSFNTPASLLKWQDQYGAGAPDANGVPTRFNNLQELRDSYYFAWGDKYDGTPSLSLDGKTRPYQAYGKDNVENFYRTGYSFSNTLAISGGNESTNFRLSFGNTKDESILPETTFGRNNVALSLNSAPNKRISIESNAQYISEKSHNRPYLNDSPRNPSFPTTFMTPGTDIRWISNPYDANGGEEDFFGANVYHTNPYFATKSPLNDDLRKRFIGSAKVNYNITDKIYAKAVIGIDDINYEYTEIEPTGINYSPGGSIENRVETRSEVNASGFLGYKGDIAKDLSLDAFIGANRQHNRYSGIKMKGNNFIVPFKYFYGNTQPDKTEKLFSESEVNSLFYSADIGYKDFLFLSLTGREDWFSTLDPSNNSTFYPSVSSSFIYSEVIGLPEWISYGKIRAGWGNVGGALPDAYALALTYTTPDGQTDSLGQPILGVNGETIPNRTLKPYNVSTIEFGFENTFFNNRVSTDLTFYSKKTTNDITDADVSQASGYRTTKINVGEILNKGVEFAINVKAVKTPSFSWNVGYNFAYNDSEVLNLSDKITTKTLEGNRDGRANVVLEKGQPFGVIKAYDYLRDANGNIVLDTNGKFLRGNLIIAGQGVAPTSMGLSNDFSYKNFTLSVFVDAKFGGEIYSATNQLGTRYGLSEITLPGRENGIAVSGNDVNGNPVNTTVSAYDYWRSYSDVTSNFVYDADFVKLRAISFAYNFPKAYLQKTPFQSVSLAFSAHNLWTIYDKVPNIDPESNYSNSNAQGMERASMPLTRNYGFALNVKF; via the coding sequence ATGAGACGAATATTAGCAGTGTTAGGAGTGATATTGCTTAGCAGTTTAAGTGCTGCTGCGCAAAATCGATTAATAACCGGCATAGTTACAGATGCAGAAAACAAGGGAATTGTTGCTGCATCAATCGAGGTTCAAGGAAAGCCATTTAGTGCTGTTACAGATGCCGAAGGGCGATTTAAAATGAATGTTCCAGAAGGTAAAGTTACCCTTAATGTGTCTTCTATAGGGTTTCAAACAAGATTAGTAGTGCTTCAGGAAAAAGAAACAAGAATTGCTGTCATGTTAGTTGAAACTACGCAAGAATTAAAAGATGTTGTAGTAACTTCATTTGGAGTAAAAAAACAAAAGAAAAGTTTAGGTTACGCAGTTGGGGAACTAAAAGGCGAGGATCTGACAAAAAATAAGGAAATTAATTTAGGAAACGCTCTTCAAGGTAAAATTGCTGGAGTAAACGTTTCGGCGCCAGTTACAGGGCCTTCGGGTTCTAGTCGCGTGGTAATTCGTGGAGCAACTTCTGCCTCTGGACTTAATCAGCCGCTTTATGTTGTAGATGGAATTCCGATCGATAATACACAGCAGGGAAATGCTGGAATGTGGGGAGGAGCCGATAAAGGAGATGGTATGTCTTCTTTCAATCCAGATGATATTGCTTCGATGTCAGTTCTTAAAGGTAGTGCCGCTTCTGCTCTTTACGGGTACAGAGGATCAAATGGTGTTATCTTAATTACAACCAAAAAAGGTAAAAACGGAACAGGAATCGGAGTAGATTTCAGTACAAATTCTTCCTTCAATACGCCTGCAAGCCTTTTAAAATGGCAAGATCAATATGGTGCTGGAGCTCCAGATGCGAACGGTGTGCCAACCAGATTTAACAATTTACAAGAACTTAGAGATTCCTATTATTTTGCATGGGGAGATAAATATGACGGAACTCCTTCATTATCACTTGATGGTAAAACAAGACCATATCAGGCTTATGGAAAAGATAATGTGGAGAATTTCTACAGAACTGGATATTCTTTCAGTAATACTTTAGCGATTTCTGGAGGAAACGAATCAACAAACTTTAGATTGTCTTTTGGAAATACTAAAGACGAATCTATTTTACCAGAAACTACTTTTGGAAGAAATAACGTGGCTTTGAGTTTAAATTCGGCTCCAAATAAAAGAATTAGCATAGAAAGTAATGCTCAATATATTTCAGAGAAAAGCCATAATCGTCCATATTTAAATGATTCGCCAAGAAATCCGTCTTTCCCAACAACATTCATGACGCCAGGAACAGATATCAGATGGATAAGCAATCCTTATGATGCAAACGGTGGAGAAGAAGACTTTTTTGGAGCAAACGTATATCATACAAATCCTTATTTTGCTACAAAATCGCCGCTAAACGATGACCTTAGAAAACGTTTTATTGGTTCAGCAAAAGTAAATTACAACATTACAGATAAAATTTATGCTAAGGCTGTTATTGGTATTGATGATATTAATTATGAATATACTGAAATCGAGCCTACTGGAATAAATTACAGCCCAGGCGGATCTATTGAAAACAGAGTTGAAACTCGTTCTGAAGTAAATGCTTCTGGTTTCTTAGGCTACAAAGGAGATATTGCTAAAGATCTTTCATTGGATGCTTTTATTGGAGCAAACCGTCAGCATAATAGATACAGCGGCATCAAAATGAAAGGAAATAATTTTATTGTTCCGTTCAAATATTTCTACGGAAATACACAGCCAGATAAAACAGAAAAATTATTCTCAGAAAGCGAAGTAAACTCTCTTTTCTATTCTGCAGATATTGGATACAAAGATTTTTTATTCTTGAGTTTAACAGGTCGTGAAGATTGGTTTTCAACTTTAGATCCTTCAAACAATAGTACTTTCTATCCTTCAGTAAGTTCAAGTTTCATTTACTCTGAAGTTATCGGTCTTCCTGAGTGGATTTCTTATGGTAAGATTAGAGCAGGTTGGGGTAACGTTGGTGGAGCATTGCCAGATGCTTATGCTTTAGCATTGACTTATACTACGCCAGACGGACAGACAGATTCTTTAGGACAGCCAATTTTGGGTGTAAATGGAGAAACAATTCCGAACAGAACTTTAAAACCTTATAATGTAAGTACAATTGAATTTGGTTTTGAAAATACATTTTTCAATAACAGAGTGAGTACAGATTTGACTTTCTACAGCAAAAAAACAACTAATGATATTACAGATGCCGATGTTTCTCAGGCTTCAGGATACAGAACAACAAAAATCAATGTTGGGGAAATCTTAAATAAAGGGGTTGAATTTGCTATTAATGTGAAAGCGGTTAAGACGCCAAGTTTTTCTTGGAACGTAGGTTATAATTTTGCTTATAATGATAGCGAAGTTTTAAATCTTTCGGATAAAATCACAACAAAAACATTAGAAGGAAACAGAGATGGAAGAGCTAATGTAGTTTTAGAAAAAGGACAGCCTTTTGGAGTGATTAAAGCGTATGATTATTTAAGAGACGCAAACGGAAATATTGTTTTGGATACAAATGGTAAATTCTTAAGAGGAAATTTAATTATTGCTGGACAAGGCGTTGCACCAACATCTATGGGACTTTCAAATGATTTTTCATATAAAAACTTTACACTTTCAGTTTTTGTTGATGCAAAATTTGGAGGAGAAATCTATTCGGCTACAAACCAGTTAGGAACACGTTACGGATTGTCTGAAATTACACTTCCAGGTCGTGAAAACGGTATCGCAGTAAGCGGAAATGATGTTAATGGAAATCCAGTTAATACCACAGTTTCGGCTTATGATTACTGGAGAAGTTATAGTGATGTAACCTCAAACTTTGTTTACGATGCCGATTTTGTTAAGCTTAGAGCAATTTCATTTGCTTATAATTTCCCAAAAGCATATTTGCAGAAAACACCATTCCAGTCTGTTAGTTTAGCATTTTCTGCTCATAATTTATGGACTATTTATGACAAAGTTCCAAACATCGATCCTGAGTCAAATTACTCAAATAGTAATGCGCAAGGTATGGAAAGAGCTTCTATGCCATTGACAAGAAACTATGGTTTTGCACTTAATGTCAAATTCTAA